One Candidatus Flexicrinis proximus DNA window includes the following coding sequences:
- a CDS encoding ACT domain-containing protein, with translation MITTTREALRLTKLAPDTEIYRLVQLPKNAITLAAGVLAEVGSPFTALIIDKDEVTLVLPHEAIEEFSGRLRDATLDASNYRLITFDAVLPAGLVGYMAAISAAVARVGVSIIPLGAFSRDHILVRESQFDAAMDALQSMISEA, from the coding sequence ATGATCACGACAACCCGCGAAGCCCTAAGACTGACAAAATTGGCGCCCGACACCGAGATCTATCGGCTCGTGCAGCTCCCGAAGAATGCCATTACGCTTGCGGCTGGTGTTTTGGCAGAAGTCGGCAGCCCCTTCACCGCCCTCATTATCGACAAGGACGAAGTCACTCTCGTACTTCCGCACGAAGCTATAGAGGAATTCTCCGGCCGGCTGCGCGATGCCACGCTCGACGCGTCCAATTACCGCCTGATCACCTTTGACGCGGTGCTCCCCGCCGGGCTTGTTGGCTATATGGCGGCAATCAGCGCTGCCGTAGCGCGCGTGGGAGTCAGCATAATCCCCCTTGGCGCGTTCAGCCGCGATCACATTCTCGTACGTGAATCTCAGTTCGATGCGGCCATGGATGCGCTTCAGTCCATGATCAGCGAGGCCTGA